The following proteins are encoded in a genomic region of Thunnus maccoyii chromosome 8, fThuMac1.1, whole genome shotgun sequence:
- the LOC121901788 gene encoding kinesin-like protein KIN-4B, translating to MKVLDQIQCEATTTDKLLPFLLNDALTGNSKTVFIYCIHPQDDETPSALALAQKMRSLVTQAAVGCWCPWAAEQEIRGCIMDVRNMMMSQGESAAHNTYRLAELIQNLQIVKDQSWEKRREESEKIKVKIKSRQSPDSNWHFSGDHSVSHRESTDTMKYLQEQLRQEMEDHIKEGKGNVGKVQERVARIQQLRETLREETVKNTAATEKSDLCQQSQLEYSKALERRRQLKEDHGRLIQEEVETMERDLAQEQLPIEDPQRELLVLTRERRVLVMQIEALRAEAQQAERDLQDQYHRHQAELHCLREESLQVFRVFRQVSEEQRKMSEGRYRSVLLEAVQDAVYLSAQNQQLQADNKQLHKALAELKDALAVRGDPKAELLSQQQ from the exons ATGAAGGTTCTGGACCAAATCCAATGTGAAGCCACAACAACCGACAAGCTCCTGCCTTTCCTCCTAAATGATGCCTTAACAGGAAACAGTAAGACGGTTTTCATCTACTGTATCCACCCTCAGG ATGATGAGACGCCCTCTGCTTTAGCTTTGGCCCAGAAAATGAGAAGTCTGGTAACTCAGGCTGCTGTTGGCTGCTGGTGTCCGTGGGCAGCCGAGCAAGAGATCAGAGGTTGCATCATGGATGTAAGaaacatgatgatgtcacaggggGAAAGTGCAGCACACAACACCTACAGGCTAGCAGAGCTGATCCAAAACCTGCAG ATTGTGAAAGATCAGTCAtgggaaaaaaggagggaagagTCAGAGAAGATAAAAGTCAAAATTAAG AGTCGTCAGTCCCCAGATAGCAATTGGCACTTTTCTGGAGATCACAGCGTTAGTCACAGAGAGAGTACAGACACCATGAAATATTTACAGGAACAGCTGAGACAGGAAATGGAAGATCATATCAAAG AGGGTAAAGGGAATGTGGGGAAAGTCCAGGAGAGGGTAGCAAGAATCCAGCAGCTGAGGGAGACTCTCAGAGAGGAAACAGTGAAGAACACTGCTGCTACAGAGAAATCTGACCTCTGCCAACAA TCTCAGTTGGAGTACAGCAAAGCCCTGGAGCGGAGGAGGCAACTCAAGGAGGACCATGGGAGATTAATTCAGGAAGAGGTGGAGACGATGGAGAGAGACTTGGCGCAGGAACAGCTACCG ATAGAGGACCCCCAGAGAGAGCTGCTGGTGCTGACCAGAGAGAGGCGGGTCCTGGTGATGCAGATAGAGGCCCTGCGCGCTGAGGCCCAGCAGGCTGAGAGAGACCTGCAGGATCAATATCACAGACACCAGGCAGAGCTGCATTGTCTGAGGGAGGAGAGCCTGCAG GTGTTCAGAGTGTTTCGTCAGGTAAGCGAGGAGCAGAGGAAGATGTCAGAGGGCAGATACAGAAGTGTGCTGCTGGAGGCCGTGCAGGATGCTGTCTACTTGTCTGCCCAGAaccagcagctgcaggctgACAACAAACAACTCCACAAAG CGCTGGCAGAGTTAAAGGATGCTCTAGCTGTGCGAGGTGATCCTAAGGCTGAACTGTTATCCCAGCAGCAGTGA
- the cd74a gene encoding CD74 molecule, major histocompatibility complex, class II invariant chain a: MAHQEDAPLARGSLAGSEEVLVTSAVPRGSSNSRALKVAGLTTLACLLLASQVFTAYMMFNQGQQIHSLQKNSERMGKQLTRSSKAAAPMKMHMPMNSLPLLMDFTTDEDSKTSKTPLTKLQDIAIVNVEKQLKDLLQVSELPHVNETFLVNLQSVEKQMNESEWKSFESWMRYWLLFQMAQQTPAPPTAQPVSTIKTKCQLEAAPGGAKIGSYKPQCDEQGRYKPMQCWHATGYCWCVDESGTPIEGTTMRGRPDCQRGATPRRMLFAPRMMQKTISFEDQ, from the exons ATGGCCCACCAAGAAGATGCTCCCCTGGCCAGAGGAAGCCTGGCAGGCAGTGAAGAGGTCCTTGTTACCTCTGCAGTACCCAGAGG aaGCTCCAACAGTCGTGCCTTGAAGGTGGCAGGCCTGACAACCTTGGCATGTCTGCTGCTGGCCAGCCAGGTCTTTACTGCCTACATGATGTTTAACCAGGGGCAGCAGATCCACTCGCTGCAGAAGAACTCTGAGAGAATGGGCAAACAGCTGACCCGCTCATCCAAGG CTGCGGCTCCAATGAAGATGCACATGCCCATGAACAGCCTCCCTCTGCTGATGGACTTCACTACGGATGAGGACTCCAAGACTTCCAAGACTCCCCTGACA AAACTGCAGGACATTGCTATCGTTAATGTGGAGAAACAGCTGAAGGATCTCCTGCAG GTCTCCGAGCTGCCACATGTCAACGAGACCTTCCTGGTCAACCTTCAGAGCGTGGAGAAGCAGATGAACGAGAGCGAGTGGAAG AGCTTTGAGTCCTGGATGCGCTACTGGCTGCTCTTCCAGATGGCCCAGCAGACACCTGCACCCCCCACAGCTCAGCCAG TCTCTACCATCAAGACCAAATGCCAGCTGGAGGCAGCACCAGGTGGCGCCAAGATCGGCTCCTACAAGCCTCAGTGTGACGAGCAGGGCCGCTACAAGCCCATGCAGTGCTGGCACGCCACCGGCTACTGCTGGTGTGTGGACGAGAGCGGCACACCCATTGAGGGCACCACCATGCGCGGCCGCCCTGACTGTCAGAGAG gCGCCACTCCTCGTCGCATGTTGTTTGCACCCAGGATGATGCAGAAGACCATCAGCTTTGAGG atCAGTGA
- the LOC121901833 gene encoding bifunctional heparan sulfate N-deacetylase/N-sulfotransferase 1-like, which yields MLGCVTRLRRLVRLLPLQTSLLLLFLFCTVSVFISAYFLYGVKRELEPSGGGVSGAEGASADSDDPRVTPSRLLPLRGVSGGPGVDPGGARTDPVVLVFVESQYSQLGQEIVAILESGRFRYRTEISPGKGDMPTLTDKERGRFTLVIYENILKYVNLDAWNRELLDKYCVEYGVGIIGFFKANENSLLSAQLKGFPLFLHSNLGLKDCTVNPKSPLLFITRSGQPLPGPLPGDDWTVFQSNHSTYEPVLLAKTQSAESIASMGQNAALLPSVVQDLGLHDGIQRVLFGNNLVFWLHKLVFVDAVAFLTGKRLSLSLERYILVDIDDIFVGKEGTRMKVPDVKALLETQRELRTHVPNFTFNLGFSGKFFHAGSDEEDLGDDLLLSYVKEFWWFPHMWSHMQPHLFHNQSVLAEQMLLNKKFAMEHGIPTNMGYAVAPHHSGVYPVHIQLYDAWKKVWGIKVTSTEEYPHLKPARFRRGFIHSGISVLPRQTCGLFTHTIFYKDYPGSPNELDKLINGGELFLTVLLNPISIFMTHLSNYGNDRLGLYTFKSLVMFVQTWTNLKMQTLPPVQLAQKYFSLFPSERDPLWQDPCEDKRHKDIWSKEKTCDRFPKLLVIGPQKTGTTALYLFLGMHPDLTSNYPSKETFEEIQFFNGHNYHRGIDWYMEYFPLPSNTSSDYYFEKSANYFDSEVAAQRAAALLPKAKIITILINPADRAYSWYQHQRAHDDPVALKYSFHDVITAGHDAPVRLRVLQNRCLVPGWYAIHLERWLNFYHSSQLLVLDGQMLKTEPASVMDKIQKFLSLANIINYHKILAFDPKKGFWCQLLEGGKTKCLGKSKGRRYPDMDPESQGFLREYYRDHNIELSKLLYRMGQPLPSWLREELVHTR from the exons ATGCTGGGATGCGTGACTCGCCTCCGTCGGCTGGTCCGTCTCCTCCCCCTGCAGacctcactcctcctcctcttcctcttctgcacCGTCAGTGTCTTCATCTCCGCCTACTTCCTGTATGGCGTCAAGCGGGAGCTGGAGCCGTCGGGAGGGGGCGTCTCCGGGGCAGAGGGAGCGTCCGCCGACTCAGACGACCCGAGGGTCACTCCATCCCGGCTTCTGCCCTTGCGGGGCGTCTCAGGGGGCCCAGGGGTGGATCCTGGAGGGGCCAGGACAGATCCTGTGGTTCTGGTGTTTGTGGAAAGCCAGTATTCTCAACTGGGTCAGGAGATTGTGGCCATATTGGAGTCTGGCCGGTTCCGGTACCGGACTGAGATCTCTCCTGGTAAAGGGGACATGCCCACAttgacagacaaagagagagggcGTTTCACACTGGTGATTTATGAGAACATTCTCAAGTATGTTAATTTGGATGCCTGGAACCGAGAGCTGCTGGACAAATACTGTGTGGAATATGGAGTGGGCATCATTGGCTTCTTCAAG GCCAATGAAAACAGCCTGCTCAGTGCGCAGCTGAAAGGCTTCCCCCTTTTTCTCCACTCGAACTTGGGTCTGAAGGACTGCACAGTCAACCCCAAGTCCCCCCTTCTGTTTATCACTCGATCTGGGCAACCCCTGCCAGGTCCTCTCCCCGGGGATGACTGGACCGTTTTCCAGTCCAACCACTCTACATACGAGCCTGTGTTGCTGGCCAAGACCCAATCGGCTGAGAGCATTGCATCGATGGGGCAGAATGCTGCTCTGCTCCCGTCGGTGGTGCAGGACTTGGGGCTCCATGACGGTATCCAGAGGGTCCTGTTCGGGAATAATTTGGTCTTCTGGTTGCACAAGCTGGTGTTTGTGGATGCTGTGGCCTTTCTGACGGGGAAGAGGCTCTCGTTGTCCCTGGAGCGCTACATCCTGGTGGATATTGATGACATCTTTGTGGGCAAAGAGGGCACCCGCATGAAGGTGCCAGATGTAAAG GCCCTGCTGGAGACACAGAGGGAGCTGCGCACCCATGTGCCCAACTTCACCTTCAATCTTGGCTTCTCAGGGAAATTCTTTCACGCTG GATCTGATGAGGAGGACCTGGGAGATGACCTGCTGCTTTCCTATGTTAAGGAGTTCTGGTGGTTCCCTCACATGTGGAGCCACATGCAGCCCCATCTATTCCACAACCAGTCCGTGCTGGCCGAGCAGATGTTGCTCAACAAGAAATTTGCCATG GAGCATGGGATCCCCACTAACATGGGCTACGCGGTGGCGCCCCACCACTCGGGCGTCTACCCTGTCCACATACAACTGTACGACGCCTGGAAGAAGGTTTGGGGCATCAAGGTGACCAGCACAGAGGAGTACCCGCACCTGAAGCCCGCCCGCTTCCGGCGAGGCTTCATCCACAGCGGCATTAGC GTGCTGCCCAGGCAGACGTGCGGTCTTTTCACACACACCATCTTCTATAAAGACTACCCGGGCAGTCCTAATGAACTGGACAAGCTCATCAATGGAGGAGAACTCTTCCTCACTGTTCTACTGAACCCT ATTAGTATCTTCATGACCCATTTGTCCAACTACGGGAACGACCGCCTGGGCCTGTACACCTTTAAAAGTCTGGTGATGTTCGTCCAGACGTGGACCAACCTGAAGATGCAGACTCTGCCGCCTGTGCAGCTGGCTCAGAAATACTTCAGCCTGTTCCCTTCTGAGAGAGATCCCCTCTGGCAG GATCCTTGCGAGGACAAAAGGCACAAGGACATCTGGTCCAAAGAGAAAACATGTGACCGCTTCCCCAAACTGCTCGTCATTGGGCCTCAGAAGACAG GCACGACGGCACTCTACCTGTTTCTTGGCATGCATCCTGATCTGACCAGTAACTACCCCAGCAAGGAAACCTTTGAGGAGATCCAGTTCTTCAATGGGCACAACTACCACAGAGGCATCGACTG GTATATGGAGTACTTCCCTCTGCCCTCCAACACCAGCTCAGACTACTACTTTGAGAAGAGTGCCAACTACTTCGACTCTGAGGTGGCTGCTCAGAGGGCTGCGGCTCTCCTGCCCAAAGCGAAGATCATCACCATCCTCATCAACCCAGCTGACAGAGCTTACTCTTGGTACCAG CACCAAAGAGCCCACGATGACCCGGTGGCATTGAAATACTCCTTCCATGATGTCATTACCGCAGGCCACGATGCGCCAGTTAGACTACGGGTCCTCCAGAATCGCTGTCTGGTGCCGGGCTGGTACGCCATCCACCTGGAGCGCTGGCTCAACTTCTACCACTCCAGCCAG CTGTTAGTCCTGGACGGACAGATGCTAAAGACCGAGCCTGCCTCAGTCATGGATAAAATCCAGAAGTTTTTAAGCCTGGCCAACATCATCAACTACCACAAGATTCTAGC GTTTGACCCTAAGAAAGGCTTCTGGTGTCAGCTGCTGGAGGGGGGAAAGACAAAGTGTTTGGGAAAGAGTAAAGGACGCAGGTACCCTGACATGGACCCTGAG tcCCAGGGGTTCCTCAGGGAGTACTATAGGGATCACAACATCGAACTGTCCAAGCTGCTCTACAGAATGGGTCAGCCGCTGCCCAGCTGGCTCAGAGAAGAGCTGGTCCACACCAGGTAG